The following proteins are co-located in the Dyadobacter chenwenxiniae genome:
- a CDS encoding DUF6882 domain-containing protein: MEYHSFAKDCIDELKVLQEKFNKDYDLDSYANWFYDQATGLLTFSSNEPELNFKYFEVGSFSHKSDTWMWSWHNENTSENAKVAAKQIKDFGERCGFTKLTNGCFEIDEFEAWEFVAIAAKVINGIGAYRPVNDNGLKIFLVITEHVDNETAKNIKNKYIECSDHEYRRVAFVCQHLNFATRVGFEESFETLEGMELSEEDDFQAWCDQCESIRVLEDGWNHNTMKFAKLRVVCEACYFKMKELNLGSV; encoded by the coding sequence ATGGAATATCACTCGTTTGCAAAAGACTGTATCGATGAGTTAAAGGTTTTGCAAGAAAAATTTAATAAGGATTATGATCTTGACAGTTATGCAAACTGGTTCTATGATCAGGCCACGGGACTACTGACCTTTTCCTCCAACGAACCAGAGCTGAATTTCAAATATTTTGAAGTTGGCAGTTTTTCACACAAATCAGACACCTGGATGTGGTCATGGCACAACGAAAATACTTCCGAAAATGCCAAGGTGGCCGCTAAGCAAATAAAGGACTTTGGTGAAAGGTGTGGTTTCACCAAATTGACAAATGGCTGTTTCGAAATCGATGAATTCGAAGCCTGGGAATTCGTTGCTATCGCAGCCAAGGTTATCAATGGAATTGGTGCCTACCGGCCCGTCAACGACAACGGATTAAAGATCTTTCTTGTGATTACTGAGCATGTTGACAATGAAACGGCTAAGAACATCAAGAACAAGTATATAGAATGCAGCGATCATGAATACAGACGAGTCGCGTTCGTATGTCAGCATCTGAATTTCGCTACCAGAGTCGGTTTCGAAGAATCGTTCGAAACACTTGAAGGCATGGAATTGTCGGAAGAAGACGACTTTCAGGCATGGTGCGACCAATGTGAAAGTATCAGAGTTTTAGAAGATGGATGGAACCACAATACAATGAAATTTGCAAAGCTAAGGGTCGTGTGTGAGGCATGCTATTTTAAGATGAAGGAGTTGAACCTGGGGTCGGTATAG
- a CDS encoding Arm DNA-binding domain-containing protein: MKTKISLLLYLKKPKNYLKGPVPIYLRITVESKRAEFTTGRECEPSRWNAVAG, translated from the coding sequence ATGAAAACAAAGATCAGTCTGCTTCTCTATTTGAAGAAGCCGAAAAATTATCTAAAAGGACCTGTGCCAATTTACTTGCGGATTACTGTTGAAAGTAAAAGAGCTGAATTTACGACTGGGCGAGAATGTGAGCCAAGCCGGTGGAATGCGGTTGCTGGATGA
- a CDS encoding T9SS type A sorting domain-containing protein: MKFLQKLIFASGLLGLMAATSDDALRKEQMAVASQVICGTKPGTSQPMVWTHDEFLGNVGGKPVYTIIHQNRIYIRWDGNPDPSRKNQAFENTAILLHMDNNKFPNNTDGNRIVNSCINSIDPSTMGNNYLGAQQGNMIPCNNKPITDGLMLGTYRGGDGVRTFQYAIIKDGLLRVNFHRETNNYSRDAISMGLIRQTLEGENGSFMNPNMGFSLNYTEVLSCFWNELPKNPDSVVNPEPNCPSGPTIGGVSNVSQTGLRFAYSGNGIPNIDWRIKSGGSVIRSGKSGNLSSNNVDISFSVLSAGNYTLEIEGGDCTSSVSAASFTVNQPNCPSGPTISSVKNVSPTALTVDFNGSGIPNLTWRVKQNGNVVRNGKTGNLTSNSASISFNSLGAGTYELEIEGGDCSSSVSASNFTIVPGTCPGGPTLGTISNISASGLRFQFDGNGVPNITWRIKSGPEVVRNGKTPGLTSSLVDISFAALNGGNYTLEIEGGDCISSVSSKSFSVGSTNCPSGPAITTIKNVSSTGLTVDFDGVGVSSVTWRVKQGGNTVASGNTGNLSSNSASITFSALGTGNYTLEIEGGNCSSSVSTSNFSVSQPNCASGPTITTIKNISGTSLTVDFNGSGIPNLTWRVKQNGNVVRNGKTGNLGSNSATITFASLGAGTYSLEIEGGDCVSSVSASNFTVNPGTCPGGPTLGTISNISASGLRFQFDGNGVPNITWRIKSGPEVVRNGKTPGLTSSLVDISFAALNGGNYTLEIEGGDCISSVSSKSFSVGSTNCPSGPAITTIKNVSSTGLTVDFDGVGVSSVTWRVKQGGNTVASGNTGNLSSNSASITFSALSTGNYTLEIEGGNCSSSVSTSNFSVSQPNCASGPTITTIKNISGTSLTVDFNGSGIPNLTWRVKQNGNVVRNGKTGNLGSNSATITFASLGAGTYSLEIEGGDCVSSVSASNFNVTNANCTSGPTLVAVTNISQTGLRFQFDGIGVPNITWRIKSGANVVRSGKTGALTSALVDITFEAISNGSYTLEVEGGDCISSVNSRAFAIGQANCPAGPKITNIRNISATGLTVDYSGTGVSRLTWRIKSGASVLASGRTGNLGSNSASITYPSLIAGTYILEIEGGDCTSAVHAWYFPITTANCASGPTISSIKNVSGTGLTVDFNGSGVSALTWRIKQGGTTLASGKTGTLSSNSASLTFASLAAGTYSLEIEGGNCVSSVSSRAFSIALANCPAGPKITNIRNISATGLTVDYSGTGVSRLTWRIKSGASVLASGRTGNLGSNSASITYPSLIAGTYILEIEGGDCTSAVHAWYFPITTTNCASGPTISSIKNVSGTGLTVDFNGSGVSALTWRVKQGGTTLASGKTGTLSSNSASLTFASLATGTYSLEIEGGSCTSLVSTSNFNVTTTDSRPPCQFGPLLKSITDPKATELTFNFHGENVASIDWKILQGATVIRSARIQLTSDRPTITYAALEPGSYTLAIEGGACRSEAQTMSFQIGGGVMPVPVARFEAAPATEGVELAWTAPEQKDGSGFEVIRYNGNLKTSAVIGHISSSDQQVGEYKFVDKTPLFGVNHYQLNVIDKNGTYSKSEIVNARYEVIDKVIVSPNPVKDFVNIEFYSKVAGQGKLETFNISGVKVNAVQPTIKEGLNKVSLNVTGLADGHYFIKVYYGVQEMNLRFFKSN, translated from the coding sequence ATGAAATTTTTACAGAAATTAATTTTCGCGAGCGGGTTGCTTGGCCTCATGGCAGCAACGTCGGATGATGCGTTACGGAAAGAGCAGATGGCCGTGGCGTCGCAGGTGATCTGCGGAACAAAACCTGGAACAAGCCAGCCAATGGTATGGACGCACGACGAGTTCCTGGGCAATGTAGGCGGGAAGCCGGTATACACAATTATCCATCAGAACAGGATCTACATCAGATGGGACGGGAACCCGGACCCTAGCCGAAAAAATCAGGCCTTTGAGAACACAGCGATTTTGCTGCATATGGATAACAATAAGTTTCCTAATAACACGGATGGAAACCGGATTGTTAACTCATGTATCAACTCCATTGACCCTAGTACAATGGGTAACAATTATCTGGGAGCGCAGCAAGGCAACATGATCCCTTGTAACAACAAGCCCATTACAGATGGTTTGATGCTGGGTACATACCGTGGAGGCGATGGCGTCCGGACATTCCAATATGCGATCATTAAGGATGGCTTGTTGCGTGTGAATTTTCACCGTGAAACAAACAACTACAGCCGCGATGCCATTTCAATGGGCCTTATCCGTCAGACGCTCGAAGGTGAAAACGGAAGTTTCATGAACCCGAACATGGGTTTTTCATTGAACTACACCGAGGTGCTGAGCTGCTTCTGGAACGAACTTCCGAAGAATCCGGATTCAGTGGTTAACCCGGAGCCAAATTGCCCTAGCGGACCTACAATCGGAGGCGTAAGTAACGTTTCACAAACTGGCCTTCGTTTCGCGTATTCAGGTAACGGCATTCCTAACATTGACTGGAGAATTAAATCCGGCGGCAGTGTGATTCGCTCCGGTAAATCCGGAAATTTGTCTTCTAATAATGTTGACATTTCATTCAGCGTTCTCAGCGCCGGAAATTATACCCTGGAAATTGAAGGCGGTGACTGTACTTCATCGGTAAGCGCTGCATCATTTACAGTTAACCAGCCAAACTGCCCAAGCGGACCAACAATTTCAAGCGTAAAAAATGTTTCACCAACGGCTCTTACAGTTGATTTCAATGGTTCGGGCATTCCTAACCTTACATGGCGCGTAAAACAAAATGGCAATGTTGTCAGAAACGGCAAAACGGGTAATTTGACTTCTAATTCAGCTTCCATTTCATTTAACAGCCTTGGCGCTGGCACTTACGAATTGGAAATAGAAGGTGGGGATTGCAGCTCTTCGGTAAGCGCTTCAAACTTTACGATCGTTCCGGGAACCTGCCCCGGCGGACCTACTTTGGGCACGATAAGCAATATTTCGGCTTCTGGCTTGCGCTTCCAATTCGACGGTAACGGCGTTCCTAACATTACATGGAGAATTAAATCCGGTCCTGAGGTAGTGCGTAACGGAAAAACGCCTGGCTTGACTTCTTCACTTGTTGACATTTCATTCGCTGCATTGAACGGTGGAAATTATACATTGGAAATCGAAGGCGGCGACTGTATCTCCTCCGTTAGCTCAAAAAGTTTCTCGGTTGGTTCAACGAACTGCCCTTCCGGACCAGCAATTACCACTATCAAAAATGTGTCATCAACAGGCTTAACGGTCGATTTTGATGGCGTGGGAGTTTCAAGCGTTACATGGCGTGTGAAACAAGGCGGCAACACAGTGGCCAGTGGCAATACCGGAAATCTGAGCTCAAACTCGGCTTCGATTACATTTTCTGCATTGGGCACCGGCAATTATACATTGGAAATCGAAGGTGGAAACTGTTCCTCATCTGTGAGCACTTCCAACTTCTCAGTATCTCAGCCTAACTGTGCTAGCGGACCCACAATCACGACCATCAAGAACATTTCCGGCACGAGTCTGACGGTTGATTTCAACGGCTCAGGCATTCCAAATCTTACTTGGCGTGTAAAACAAAATGGTAATGTTGTCAGAAATGGCAAAACTGGAAACCTTGGCTCAAACTCTGCTACTATAACATTTGCAAGCTTGGGCGCGGGCACTTATTCGCTGGAAATTGAAGGCGGCGATTGCGTTTCTTCGGTTAGCGCTTCCAACTTTACAGTTAACCCAGGCACCTGCCCTGGCGGACCTACTTTGGGCACCATCAGCAATATTTCGGCCTCTGGCTTGCGCTTCCAATTCGACGGTAACGGCGTTCCTAACATTACATGGAGAATTAAATCCGGTCCTGAGGTAGTGCGTAACGGAAAAACGCCTGGCTTGACTTCTTCACTTGTTGACATTTCTTTCGCTGCATTGAACGGTGGAAATTATACATTGGAAATCGAAGGCGGCGATTGTATCTCCTCCGTTAGCTCAAAAAGTTTCTCGGTCGGTTCAACGAACTGCCCTTCCGGACCAGCAATTACCACTATCAAAAATGTGTCATCAACAGGCTTAACGGTTGATTTTGATGGCGTGGGAGTTTCAAGCGTTACATGGCGTGTGAAACAAGGCGGCAACACAGTGGCCAGTGGCAATACCGGAAATCTGAGCTCAAACTCGGCTTCGATTACATTTTCTGCATTGAGCACCGGCAATTATACTTTGGAAATCGAAGGTGGAAACTGTTCCTCATCTGTTAGCACTTCCAACTTCTCAGTATCTCAGCCTAACTGTGCCAGCGGACCTACAATCACGACCATCAAGAACATTTCCGGCACGAGTCTGACGGTTGATTTCAACGGCTCAGGCATTCCAAACCTTACCTGGCGTGTAAAACAAAATGGTAATGTTGTCAGAAATGGCAAAACTGGAAATCTTGGCTCAAACTCTGCTACAATAACATTTGCAAGCTTGGGCGCGGGCACTTATTCGCTTGAAATTGAAGGTGGGGATTGCGTTTCTTCGGTTAGCGCGTCCAACTTCAATGTAACAAATGCAAACTGCACCAGCGGCCCGACACTTGTGGCAGTGACCAACATTTCGCAAACGGGCTTACGTTTTCAATTTGATGGAATCGGCGTGCCTAACATCACTTGGAGAATCAAATCTGGCGCTAACGTTGTTCGTTCTGGCAAAACCGGAGCATTGACTTCCGCCCTGGTTGACATTACGTTTGAGGCGATTAGCAATGGATCTTACACATTGGAGGTTGAAGGTGGTGACTGTATTTCTTCGGTTAATTCAAGAGCTTTTGCAATTGGCCAGGCCAATTGCCCTGCCGGACCGAAAATTACAAATATCAGAAACATTTCAGCGACTGGTTTAACAGTCGACTACAGTGGTACAGGCGTGTCAAGATTAACATGGCGCATTAAATCAGGTGCATCTGTTCTTGCAAGTGGAAGAACTGGCAACCTGGGGTCTAATTCTGCCTCAATCACCTATCCTAGCCTTATAGCAGGAACATATATACTGGAAATTGAAGGTGGCGACTGTACTTCGGCTGTTCACGCTTGGTACTTCCCTATAACAACGGCAAACTGCGCAAGCGGTCCAACCATTTCTAGCATCAAAAATGTTTCTGGAACAGGTCTGACAGTTGACTTTAACGGTTCAGGCGTTTCTGCTCTGACTTGGAGGATTAAACAAGGCGGTACTACACTTGCAAGTGGAAAAACGGGCACTTTGAGTTCAAACTCTGCTTCCTTAACATTTGCCAGCCTTGCAGCAGGCACGTATTCTCTTGAAATTGAAGGTGGCAATTGTGTTTCTTCAGTTAGTTCAAGAGCCTTCTCAATTGCACTGGCCAACTGCCCTGCCGGACCGAAAATTACAAATATCAGAAACATTTCAGCAACTGGTTTGACAGTCGATTACAGTGGTACAGGCGTGTCAAGATTAACATGGCGCATTAAATCAGGTGCATCTGTTCTTGCAAGTGGAAGAACTGGCAACCTGGGGTCTAATTCTGCCTCAATCACCTATCCTAGCCTTATAGCAGGAACATATATACTGGAAATTGAAGGTGGCGACTGTACTTCGGCTGTTCACGCTTGGTACTTCCCCATAACAACGACAAACTGCGCAAGCGGACCAACCATTTCTAGCATCAAAAATGTTTCTGGAACAGGTCTAACAGTTGACTTTAACGGTTCAGGTGTTTCTGCTCTGACTTGGAGAGTCAAACAAGGTGGAACTACATTAGCAAGTGGAAAAACGGGCACTTTGAGTTCAAACTCTGCCTCCTTAACATTTGCCAGCCTTGCAACAGGGACGTATTCTCTTGAAATTGAAGGTGGCAGTTGCACTTCGCTTGTTAGCACTTCTAATTTCAATGTTACTACAACAGACAGCCGTCCTCCATGTCAGTTCGGACCATTGTTGAAATCCATTACAGATCCAAAAGCAACCGAGCTCACGTTCAACTTCCATGGAGAGAATGTTGCCAGCATTGATTGGAAAATCCTTCAAGGCGCTACCGTAATCCGTTCGGCACGTATTCAATTAACCAGCGACCGTCCAACAATTACTTACGCGGCGCTTGAACCGGGGTCCTACACGCTCGCAATTGAGGGAGGTGCCTGCAGATCTGAGGCGCAGACAATGAGCTTCCAGATCGGGGGAGGCGTAATGCCAGTTCCTGTTGCGAGATTTGAGGCTGCTCCTGCAACCGAAGGAGTGGAATTGGCCTGGACTGCTCCGGAGCAAAAAGACGGAAGTGGGTTTGAGGTTATTCGTTACAACGGCAACTTAAAAACTTCCGCAGTGATCGGTCACATTTCATCGTCTGATCAGCAAGTTGGCGAATACAAGTTTGTTGATAAAACACCACTTTTCGGAGTCAATCACTACCAGCTGAATGTGATCGATAAAAATGGCACTTACTCAAAAAGTGAAATTGTCAATGCTCGTTACGAAGTGATTGATAAAGTCATTGTTTCCCCTAACCCTGTTAAAGATTTCGTGAACATAGAGTTCTATTCGAAAGTTGCAGGACAGGGAAAACTTGAAACATTCAATATCAGTGGTGTTAAAGTGAATGCTGTCCAGCCAACGATTAAAGAAGGACTCAACAAAGTCTCGCTTAACGTAACTGGTTTAGCTGACGGCCATTATTTTATTAAAGTTTATTACGGAGTTCAGGAAATGAACCTTAGATTCTTCAAGTCTAACTAA
- a CDS encoding T9SS type A sorting domain-containing protein, with protein MKFLQKLAYASGLLSLMMAATPDDELQKNQFAFATQVNCGGRTWTHDELLGNVGGRPVYTIINQNRIYIRWDGNPDQSRKSQAFDNTAILLHMDNNRFPNDANGNRIVNSCVNSIDPSTMGNNYLGTQQGNMIPCNGKPITDGLRLGTYIGGDNVKTYQYAIIKDGLLRVNFHRETNTYSRDAISMGLIRQTIEGENGSSMNPNMGFTLNYNEVLSCFWNELPKNPDSVVDPEPNCPGGPTLGTISNVSQTALRFSYSGNGIPNIDWRIKSGSTVVRSGKTGTLSSTNVDISFSTLSAGNYTLEIEGGDCKSSVSTSNFNITPPNCAGGPTIATIANASTTALMLTVNGTNIPNLTWRIKKNGNTVANGKTGGLTANSVQITYPAQSLGTYTLEIEGGDCVSSVSSKSFDITSADSRMPCALGPNLKGISDPKSTELVFNFHGENVASIDWKIMKGSNMMRSARVNLQSDRPKITFAALPDGDYILAIEGGSCKSSVQTMAFKVGEALPIHISRFDGTPVSNGVELSWNVAEEKDGKGFEIIRFDSQMKSGSVIGTMPLSDKRVGEYKFLDKAPLYGNNYYQLKMVDEDGSFLTSRIITVRYDAISEAVVAPNPVKELVSVEFVSKTAGKGKVETYSLTGVKMNTTQSDIVAGKNKISLNVTGLNDGHYFLKVYYGDQEMNMRFFKIR; from the coding sequence ATGAAATTCTTACAAAAGCTAGCGTATGCGAGTGGGTTGTTAAGCCTCATGATGGCTGCAACCCCCGATGACGAGTTGCAAAAGAATCAGTTTGCTTTTGCAACGCAGGTTAATTGCGGAGGCAGGACCTGGACACACGATGAGTTACTGGGTAATGTAGGTGGAAGGCCAGTCTACACGATTATCAACCAGAACAGGATCTACATCAGATGGGATGGAAACCCGGACCAGAGCCGCAAATCGCAGGCATTTGATAACACGGCCATCCTGTTGCACATGGATAACAACCGGTTCCCTAACGATGCCAACGGAAACCGCATTGTCAATTCTTGCGTCAACTCCATTGACCCAAGCACAATGGGCAACAATTATCTGGGAACGCAGCAGGGAAATATGATCCCTTGTAATGGTAAACCCATTACAGACGGCTTGCGACTTGGAACATATATTGGTGGCGATAATGTAAAAACATACCAGTATGCGATCATAAAAGACGGTTTGTTACGCGTCAATTTTCACCGCGAAACGAATACATACAGCCGCGACGCGATCTCAATGGGTTTGATTCGTCAGACCATCGAAGGTGAAAATGGTAGCTCGATGAATCCTAATATGGGCTTCACATTGAATTACAATGAGGTTTTGAGCTGCTTTTGGAACGAACTTCCTAAAAACCCCGATTCGGTTGTTGATCCCGAACCAAACTGCCCGGGTGGCCCGACATTGGGTACAATCAGCAATGTTTCCCAGACAGCTCTGCGTTTTAGTTACAGCGGTAACGGAATTCCAAACATTGATTGGAGAATCAAATCCGGTTCAACTGTTGTGCGTTCCGGCAAAACAGGAACATTGAGTTCTACAAACGTTGACATTTCATTCTCTACATTGTCTGCTGGAAATTACACATTGGAAATTGAAGGCGGCGATTGCAAATCTTCTGTTAGCACATCCAACTTCAATATTACGCCTCCAAATTGCGCTGGCGGCCCCACAATTGCTACGATCGCCAACGCTTCTACAACCGCTTTGATGCTAACCGTCAACGGAACAAACATTCCGAACCTTACTTGGAGGATTAAAAAGAACGGAAACACAGTTGCTAACGGCAAAACCGGAGGCTTGACAGCCAATAGCGTGCAGATCACTTACCCTGCACAATCATTGGGGACTTATACGCTTGAAATTGAAGGCGGTGATTGCGTTTCTTCTGTCAGTTCAAAATCTTTTGACATCACAAGTGCCGACAGCCGCATGCCATGTGCATTAGGTCCAAATCTCAAAGGGATCAGTGATCCTAAGAGCACCGAACTTGTTTTCAACTTTCACGGTGAAAACGTTGCGAGCATTGATTGGAAGATCATGAAAGGATCCAACATGATGCGTTCAGCACGCGTGAATCTACAAAGTGACCGTCCGAAAATTACCTTTGCGGCGCTTCCCGACGGCGATTATATATTGGCGATTGAGGGTGGATCATGCAAATCTAGTGTTCAGACCATGGCTTTCAAAGTTGGAGAGGCACTTCCAATCCATATTTCGAGATTCGACGGAACACCTGTGAGCAATGGTGTAGAGCTATCCTGGAATGTTGCAGAAGAAAAGGATGGCAAAGGCTTTGAAATCATCCGCTTTGACAGCCAGATGAAATCTGGTTCGGTTATTGGAACAATGCCATTGTCAGACAAGAGAGTTGGCGAATATAAATTCCTGGATAAAGCGCCGCTTTACGGCAACAACTATTACCAGTTGAAAATGGTCGACGAAGACGGCTCGTTCCTGACGAGCAGGATTATCACCGTTCGCTATGACGCGATCAGCGAAGCGGTTGTTGCGCCAAATCCGGTTAAAGAACTCGTTAGTGTTGAGTTTGTTTCCAAAACTGCCGGGAAAGGAAAAGTTGAAACTTACAGCTTAACCGGTGTCAAAATGAACACGACCCAATCGGATATCGTGGCAGGGAAAAACAAAATATCGCTTAACGTAACAGGATTGAACGATGGTCATTACTTCCTGAAAGTGTACTACGGAGATCAGGAGATGAACATGAGATTCTTTAAAATCAGATAA
- a CDS encoding YciI family protein yields the protein MDEYIILMRLDLLTKEAQPSPEQMQEYMKQYHDWVGSIEAENKFSGGKGLSIEGKVLKYNDVITDGPFAEIKESIAGFIMIKAENFEEAVKIAQACPILKGEGNSVEVRKIISVHETN from the coding sequence ATGGACGAGTACATCATCCTTATGCGGCTTGACTTACTGACAAAGGAAGCCCAGCCTTCGCCAGAGCAAATGCAGGAATATATGAAACAATATCATGACTGGGTTGGCAGCATTGAAGCGGAGAATAAGTTTTCCGGTGGCAAAGGCTTGTCGATTGAAGGGAAGGTTTTGAAATACAATGATGTTATCACCGACGGACCTTTTGCTGAGATCAAGGAATCCATCGCGGGCTTTATCATGATTAAGGCAGAGAATTTTGAGGAAGCCGTTAAAATCGCACAAGCCTGCCCGATTCTCAAAGGCGAAGGCAACAGTGTCGAAGTCCGTAAAATAATCTCGGTTCACGAAACGAATTGA
- a CDS encoding RNA polymerase sigma factor: MDHGTIIPHLFRTEYRKIVSVLCRHFGFREIEIAEDIASETFQVAMQAWGLEGLPPNPVGWLYNTAKNKAKNHLQRDVIFRESVFPALKAENDSSIESEIDLSTQNINDSQLQMMFAICHPAISHASQIGLSLRILCGFGIDEIATAFVTNKETINKRLFRAKEKLREENIRITLPAQSEIDQRLDQVLMTIYLLFNEGYYSVSQNNTLRKDLCLEAMRLCTMLVENPETNKPQVNALLALMCFHASRLDARINAKGAIILYDDQDSGLWNTDLISKGGYFLKKAAQGNRLSKYHLEAGIAAWHTQQHDSAEKWEGILHLYNQLLQREYSPAAALNRTYAVAKVRGKEAAISEAEKLNLPENHFYYALLGELYSGLDDEKAKLHWQTALSMAKSDTDREAIRKKLPV, encoded by the coding sequence TTGGATCACGGAACAATCATCCCGCATTTATTCAGAACAGAATACCGAAAAATTGTGTCGGTGCTTTGCAGGCATTTTGGTTTCCGGGAAATTGAGATTGCAGAAGATATTGCAAGTGAAACATTTCAGGTTGCTATGCAAGCCTGGGGACTGGAAGGCCTCCCGCCCAATCCGGTGGGGTGGCTTTATAATACGGCTAAAAACAAAGCAAAAAATCACTTGCAACGCGACGTCATTTTCAGGGAAAGCGTTTTTCCCGCTTTGAAAGCAGAAAATGATAGTTCCATTGAAAGCGAGATTGACCTTTCCACTCAAAATATCAATGACAGTCAATTGCAAATGATGTTTGCAATCTGCCATCCTGCTATCTCCCACGCATCGCAAATCGGCCTTTCCTTGCGAATTCTCTGCGGTTTTGGCATTGATGAAATTGCAACCGCTTTTGTTACGAACAAGGAAACGATCAACAAGCGATTATTCCGGGCAAAGGAGAAATTACGTGAAGAAAATATCCGGATAACGCTTCCGGCTCAATCAGAAATCGACCAGCGGCTGGATCAGGTTCTGATGACTATTTATTTGCTCTTCAACGAGGGATATTATTCTGTTAGTCAGAACAATACATTACGAAAAGACCTTTGTCTGGAAGCAATGCGCCTGTGTACAATGCTCGTTGAAAACCCGGAAACGAACAAGCCACAGGTGAATGCGCTGCTCGCCCTAATGTGTTTCCACGCGTCGAGACTTGATGCAAGAATCAATGCAAAGGGCGCCATTATTTTATATGATGACCAGGACTCTGGCCTTTGGAACACAGACCTGATCAGCAAAGGCGGATATTTCTTAAAAAAGGCTGCGCAGGGAAATAGATTGTCTAAATATCACCTTGAAGCCGGCATCGCCGCGTGGCACACGCAACAGCATGATAGTGCTGAAAAATGGGAAGGGATTTTGCACCTCTACAATCAATTATTGCAAAGAGAATATTCCCCTGCTGCCGCGCTCAACCGCACATACGCCGTCGCAAAAGTCAGAGGAAAAGAAGCGGCCATTAGCGAGGCCGAAAAGCTTAATTTACCCGAAAATCACTTCTATTACGCATTGCTGGGAGAGCTTTATAGCGGTCTGGACGATGAAAAAGCGAAGCTGCATTGGCAAACCGCCCTCTCAATGGCAAAATCAGACACAGACAGAGAAGCGATCCGCAAAAAATTACCGGTGTAA
- a CDS encoding DoxX family protein → MKTTRIIFWISTTLIFLFEGVMPALTSQTEMALEGIRHLGYPDYFGPMITAFKVAGSLAIILPKVPARLKEWAYAGFVFDFLCASISTTVVDGFGFGSVFPLIVLAVLMVSYVTYHKLNAVDQRHAY, encoded by the coding sequence ATGAAAACAACCCGCATTATTTTCTGGATTTCAACCACACTGATTTTTTTGTTTGAAGGCGTAATGCCCGCACTCACATCGCAAACCGAAATGGCCCTCGAAGGAATTCGCCACCTGGGTTACCCGGATTATTTCGGCCCCATGATCACCGCCTTTAAAGTGGCAGGATCTTTGGCGATCATATTACCAAAAGTGCCTGCAAGATTAAAAGAATGGGCCTATGCAGGTTTTGTTTTTGACTTTCTCTGCGCCAGCATCAGTACAACGGTTGTAGACGGATTCGGATTTGGGTCTGTATTTCCGCTTATCGTTCTTGCAGTGCTGATGGTTTCCTATGTTACTTATCACAAATTGAATGCGGTGGATCAAAGACACGCATATTGA
- a CDS encoding anthrone oxygenase family protein: MKDHSNRLSKPMMHALYFPSLILTALLTGLSAGLFYAYSCSVNLGLARLPDNEYLRAMQEINKAILNPVFFMSFIGSIFLLAFASWLSHSEQVATFRLLLAATLVYAIGVFGVTVAGNVPLNDTLAGFNINAATADEIRLQRLHFERPWNKLHSIRTLCSVGAFLLVVIALCKTK; the protein is encoded by the coding sequence ATGAAAGATCACTCAAACAGACTCTCTAAACCAATGATGCATGCACTTTATTTTCCGAGCCTGATCCTGACCGCTTTGCTGACGGGTCTGTCAGCTGGCTTGTTCTACGCCTATTCCTGCTCAGTCAATTTAGGATTGGCCAGGTTGCCAGACAACGAATATTTACGGGCGATGCAGGAGATCAACAAGGCAATTCTGAATCCTGTGTTTTTTATGTCATTCATAGGCTCAATTTTTCTTCTGGCGTTTGCCAGCTGGCTGAGTCATTCGGAACAAGTGGCTACGTTCAGGCTTCTCTTAGCCGCAACGCTCGTGTATGCAATCGGCGTTTTTGGCGTAACGGTTGCGGGCAATGTGCCGTTAAACGATACTTTGGCTGGTTTTAACATCAATGCAGCAACGGCAGACGAAATTAGGCTGCAACGTCTTCATTTCGAACGGCCTTGGAACAAGCTGCATTCAATCAGAACGCTTTGCTCAGTCGGCGCATTTTTGCTCGTAGTTATCGCTTTGTGCAAAACAAAATAG